A region of the Sarcophilus harrisii chromosome 3, mSarHar1.11, whole genome shotgun sequence genome:
gcccctgcctccAGTGCCCACCCCCAGACCCTGAACGGGTCCTCCAGTGCCCAGCGCAGGCCCTGCCATCTGCCCCCTGCACCTGTGCCCAGCCCAGGCCCCGCCTCCCGCCCGCTGCCTCCAGGGCCCAGCCCAGGCCCTGACCCGGGTCTCCCAGTGCCCAGCGGAGGCTTTGTGCTCAGTATGGGAGAATGTGTTCTCAAATCCTCTGGTCTGTCCCCGCCACCTGGTGCCCTGTCCTGCGAGGGGGACAACCAGGGCTCCACCCGGCTCCCGCTCTGTCTATGGGGTGAGGAAAGCGCAGGCCAGCGCAGCGCAGACCCTTAGCCTCCCCCTGCCCTCAGTTTCCCTCGGTGTCGAGGCGGGTCTCGGCTCTGGCCTCTGCCAGCTGTTCAGAGGCTGAGCCCTTCTGCCCCAGAACCGCCACGACATGCTGCTGGTCAGCCCCTGAACCGCTCCTGCAGGACAGTGGGACCGCCAAGCGATCTTCTACTTCAACTTCCTCTACCCGTGTCATGGTCATCTTCCGGCGCCGCTCTACCGGCCCATGGCACCCGGGTCGCTGGGGCGGGCAG
Encoded here:
- the LOC116422155 gene encoding WAS/WASL-interacting protein family member 3-like; this translates as MSPTPWSSAQPRPPRPCPVPSQDVRSLPPFLAHPGPAPAPVLQCPGPAPAPASSAHPQTLNGSSSAQRRPCHLPPAPVPSPGPASRPLPPGPSPGPDPGLPVPSGGFVLSMGECVLKSSGLSPPPGALSCEGDNQGSTRLPLCLWGEESAGQRSADP